In Debaryomyces hansenii CBS767 chromosome A complete sequence, a genomic segment contains:
- a CDS encoding DEHA2D11814p (weakly similar to CA5015|IPF11118 Candida albicans IPF11118) — MGWSDYLAAAGCLGTAVTYELYRSKVTEYENILIELYVKIEDLELQLEQECLQANSTFNIEQKDTRIDYSTGALSSEASDSDELKRRLAKFEEANQVLRGKVSLVRREKVELEERLKQFQGKIEDLESSLKKSSSEKISLKESYQFKLNNEIERLITSRDLEIANLHDTVKRLNKEMEQVGEINSTLSDAKKKYVFEIDQNAKEISLLKKQKAGDEQNLESLNKKLGELESLNEQNKIDLNTKGKELDKNGVEILELTQELKNNKEELSKLLSEIEDSEKNITGKEELLSIGNQEIEELKREIEHQTKLLESKSESLNKTLEAQDEFMTKYKEFGCEIAKLFEEVTEIEKYSSGTSGNSDEDSKSEEFEFVKYNDSKRSSEDFEEVDIADANKTSSESSDKEHEQDKEYSSIQKEKEKSESSDGLQDRFDEPKGAEPSSYESFGINLRKIQRVREYIKNSRSTINDQLYLRQDKRRLIEKLNAILGDYKAKLASSPEETKKLEDETKFVEPSDCLNDQVAERQLENNLKSIVHQASERESQIKTLESKLADFSDNLKDIDHLKQMNERLEQVHNDYKKTLNAKESEIDRLSKEIAKLPTATREISNLNAELSAKDKQILTLESDIQRLSHDNEQSGKSKVQMPATHDETSASRSQSSISDDDTRSSTVEFQTSPDLTKQPHLPDEQKGHVHKSLHAEPKSPPDSAPNEPSGLPETEIDISTLSSHAAKRIANESEVTTNKELVHSKNPVPVSEENDAYQHKIDQLTRQLQQANQKIDKQHKVISKNLELLKESRTRSSSPMSSPTKN; from the coding sequence ATGGGTTGGAGCGATTACCTTGCAGCTGCCGGTTGTCTTGGGACTGCTGTGACATATGAATTGTATCGGTCTAAAGTTACggaatatgaaaatatattgattgAGCTATATGTGAAGATCGAAGACTTGGAGCTTCAACTAGAACAAGAATGCCTACAAGCAAATAGtactttcaatattgaacaGAAAGACACTAGAATTGATTATTCAACTGGTGCGTTGAGTTCGGAAGCTAGTGATTCAGATGAGCTAAAGAGAAGGCTTGCAAAATTCGAAGAAGCTAATCAAGTCTTAAGAGGTAAAGTTTCTCTCGTGAGACGAGAAAAGGTCGAATTGGAAGAGAGATTGAAACAATTTCAGggtaaaattgaagatttagaatCCAGTTTAAAGAAATCTAGCTCAGAAAAGATTTCATTGAAGGAACTGTaccaattcaaattaaataatgaaattgaaaggCTAATCACTTCACGGGACTTGGAAATTGCAAACTTGCATGATACAGTGAAGCGTTTGAATAAGGAGATGGAGCAGGTTGGCGAAATTAATTCTACGTTATCCGACgctaaaaaaaaatacgtTTTTGAGATTGATCAAAACGCAAAAGAGATAAGCCTtctaaagaaacaaaaggCAGGCGACGAACAAAACCTTGAGAGCTTGAATAAAAAATTGGGAGAATTGGAATCGTTGAATGAGCAAAACAAGATAGATTTGAATACTAAGGGGAAGGAATTGGATAAAAATGGGGTAGAGATCCTTGAATTGActcaagaattgaagaataataaGGAAGAGCTTTCAAAGTTGTTatctgaaattgaagattccGAAAAGAATATAACTGGCAAAGAGGAATTACTTTCTATAGGGAATCAAGAGatcgaagaattgaagagaGAAATAGAACACCAAACCAAGCTTCTAGAATCTAAGAGTGAATCCTTGAATAAAACCCTTGAAGCTCAAGATGAATTTATGACTAAATATAAGGAATTTGGATGcgaaattgcaaaattatttgaagaagttacCGAAATCGAAAAGTACTCCAGTGGGACAAGCGGAAATTCAGATGAAGATTCTAAatctgaagaatttgaattcgtGAAGTATAATGATAGCAAACGATCTTCAGAAGATTTCGAAGAAGTGGATATCGCAGATGCAAACAAGACGTCAAGCGAGTCATCTGATAAAGAACATGAGCAGGATAAAGAATATAGCTCAATCCAAAAAGAGAAGGAAAAATCGGAAAGTTCCGACGGTTTGCAAGATAGGTTTGATGAACCTAAGGGCGCCGAGCCATCAAGTTATGAGTCGTTCGGAATTAACTTgagaaaaattcaaagagTAAGAGAATATATCAAGAATTCCAGATCTACTATAAATGACCAATTATATTTGCGTCAGGACAAGAGACGTCTTATCGAAAAGTTGAATGCGATACTTGGTGACTACAAGGCCAAGTTGGCATCCTCTCCCGAAGAAACTAAGAAATTAGAGGATGAAACCAAGTTCGTCGAACCTCTGGATTGTCTAAATGATCAAGTTGCTGAACGTCAGTTAGAAAATAACTTAAAATCAATCGTGCATCAAGCCTCCGAAAGAGAAAGCCAAATTAAAACACTCGAGTCAAAATTGGCCGATTTCTCTGACAACCTTAAAGATATTGACCATTTAAAGCAGATGAATGAACGTCTTGAACAGGTTCATAATGACTATAAGAAAACCCTTAATGCGAAGGAAAGCGAAATCGATCGTTTGAGTAAGGAAATCGCGAAATTACCTACTGCAACAAGAGAAATTAGCAATTTAAATGCCGAATTATCCGCAAAAGACAAACAAATCCTCACCCTTGAAAGCGACATACAAAGACTACTGCATGATAATGAACAATCTGGCAAATCAAAAGTTCAAATGCCCGCGACACACGACGAGACCAGTGCCAGTAGATCTCAACTGTCCATCAGCGATGACGACACAAGACTGTCAACAGTGGAATTTCAGACCTCTCCGGACCTCACTAAACAACCCCATCTCCCAGATGAACAGAAAGGCCATGTCCACAAGTCCTTGCATGCTGAACCAAAAAGCCCTCCTGATTCTGCCCCAAATGAGCCAAGCGGACTACCTGAAACAGAAATCGACATTTCTACATTGAGTCTGCACGCTGCTAAGCGAATTGCAAATGAGAGCGAAGTTACTACCAATAAAGAACTTGTGCACTCAAAAAATCCTGTACCTGTTTCGGAAGAGAATGATGCTTATCAACACAAAATTGACCAGCTCACCCGTCAGTTACAACAAGCCAACCAGAAGATTGACAAGCAGCACAAAGTAATTTCCAAGAACCTTGAATTACTAAAAGAATCAAGGACACGTTCATCTTCTCCAATGTCTTCTCCTACCAAGAATTAG
- a CDS encoding DEHA2D11792p (similar to CA5016|IPF7561 Candida albicans IPF7561), translating to MVKVLSKATNLNRKKSTKSINSVVSSTSTSESITSAPTPPQTPPINKVPTTNNTSVHNSAPSNGVSEDDKLVKSLLKQFKKLEIDLAKFNSKTNGTTKANILRATVLPFLRGLGNLDESLPVNSKVYKSLLNISTPVLLKWWATLLNNLVPKANQQSMVSSTDRNAYLECISRILSRRDWGYVEKESHEKYENLLIRTLDYSINKLQSMKIVPISISAFVGKVFAYSFFNIPNISNALLFLLNVKQYVLESNLSYFKDLIIDEILIDMLYDVFPSTTHYLIDFKGLPSLNEQQKTFINSITPPTHPVKGIQDPNGPWVRRWCNSDSDVFNSFFRHYVRILQNYLEPIPNIDSSILFHCPGFNVIISHICQIFQVSITRISNNNMNKLNNAPPNAFAGQQQSSRQHPPSLPPQSKGNSTPPALINVSKQNDIYYNSILKIFKTMRDIKYSKIEFSTSIISFMDNLFISIAKDISIYDHSKNGLLLNVVYEFINHVSGEVNWEFWLGCVYMMLNNTDHIQIVLKNLAFLFNVWGSIPECLSDTAGNEIHLAWLVDLNESFKLNFINWLISNEVWERFFVHWNPMIRSFYLRLIIWRVIGINNFESSISYHTTKRVEDKLQKSYARLSEFNNQNIATNFNFKADNPLVNRKFGIQPIHTNDEFILVNDQDVSSSLTKPSEIRKTHPFEIFDEAIYSCSSLPGSPKIDSGTSQVVGKSSRNNSLVSSLGKLFKILSIDEKVGNSRIDNNLLTSQRNSVSLTSLSTTFSIKSKSSSPSIMSFKSTPTSFTEVSTNSSSSKSDSETSSVQTDSTELSELVIPNPPELYKIPPEIVRPAFKFGIIIDHDSINEKYMVVNNHNRKFFERSRKINNMPLLPKIPCISIFLNSDPYDKFYITNEDLLINDPSNEYLNNEIDLFSNIANSSNKIKWLNLGKSLNEWNLISEEFENYLIKKIKTDQFNFISNLNGNGNGKNSIDEEISEQDYLKRITPFLPVDGSNESKILNAG from the coding sequence ATGGTAAAGGTGCTTTCAAAAGCCACTAATCTAAATAGAAAGAAATCTACCAAGAGTATTAATTCTGTTGTCTCATCGACATCAACATCAGAGTCTATAACTTCGGCACCAACACCACCACAAACGCCACCCATAAATAAGGTCCCAACCACGAATAATACATCGGTTCATAACTCAGCACCCTCGAATGGAGTATCCGAGGATGATAAATTGGTAAAGTCCTTATTGAAACAGTTCAAAAAGCTAGAAATAGATTTAGCAAAGTTTAACTCAAAAACAAATGGAACAACAAAGGCCAATATCTTAAGAGCTACTGTATTGCCATTTTTGCGGGGCTTGGGTAATTTGGATGAAAGTCTTCCAGTGAATTCCAAGGTCTATAAAAGTTTGCTTAATATAAGCACCCCTGTTTTGCTTAAATGGTGGGCCACcttattaaataatcttgTGCCCAAGGCTAATCAGCAGTCGATGGTGTCAAGTACTGATAGAAATGCGTATTTGGAATGCATCTCTCGCATCCTATCCAGGAGAGATTGGGGATATGTTGAAAAGGAATCACATGAGAAATACgagaatttattaatcaGGACGTTGGATTATAGTATCAATAAATTGCAAAGTATGAAGATAGTTCctatttctatttctgCATTCGTGGGGAAGGTTTTCGCctattcatttttcaacatccCGAATATTAGTAATGCATTGttattcttattaaatGTCAAGCAATATGTATTGGAATCAAACTTATCGTATTTCAAAGATCTCATTATAGACGAAATACTTATAGACATGTTGTACGATGTATTTCCATCTACAActcattatttaattgattttaaagGCTTGCCAAGTTTAAATGAACAACAGAAAACgtttattaattcaataactcCCCCAACGCATCCGGTTAAAGGTATACAGGACCCAAATGGTCCATGGGTTAGAAGATGGTGTAATAGTGATAGTGACGTATTCAATTCGTTTTTCAGGCATTATGTTagaattttgcaaaattatttagaaCCAATTCCTAATATTGACCTGTCGATATTGTTCCATTGTCCTGGATTCAATGTAATTATCAGTCATATCTGTCAAATATTCCAGGTTTCAATAACGAGAATATCTAACAacaatatgaataaattgaataatgctCCTCCAAATGCATTTGCAGGTCAACAACAGTCTTCTCGTCAGCATCCGCCTCTGTTGCCTCCTCAGAGTAAAGGTAATTCTACACCTCCGGCGCTTATTAATGTAAGCAAGCAGAATGATATTTATTacaattcaattctaaagATTTTTAAGACTATGAGAGATATCAAGTATTCAAAGATCGAGTTTAGCACAAGTATAATTAGTTTTATGGATAACTTGTTTATATCCATTGCCAAAGATATAAGCATTTACGATCATAGCAAAAATGGATTATTACTTAATGTCGTTTATGAGTTTATTAACCATGTTTCAGGAGAAGTAAATTGGGAATTCTGGCTAGGGTGCGTTTACATGATGTTGAATAATACAGACCATATTCAAATAGTCTTAAAAAATCTTGCCTTTTTGTTCAATGTTTGGGGCTCAATTCCTGAATGCCTTTCCGATACGGCAGGGAATGAAATTCATTTGGCGTGGCTTGTTGATTTGAACGAAAGTTTTAAATTAAACTTCATTAATTGGCTTATTTCGAATGAGGTATGGGAAAGATTTTTTGTTCATTGGAACCCGATGATTAGATCCTTCTATTTAAGATTGATTATATGGAGAGTTATAGGCataaacaattttgaatcttcaatttcgtATCACACGACTAAAAGGGTCGAAGATAAATTGCAGAAATCGTACGCGAGATTATCGgaattcaataatcaaaatattgcaaCCAATTTTAACTTCAAGGCTGATAACCCATTGGTTAATAGAAAATTTGGAATACAACCAATACATACCAATGACGAATTTATATTAGTCAATGATCAAGATGTGTCATCTAGTTTAACCAAACCTAGTGAAATAAGGAAAACACACCcctttgaaatatttgatgaagcaATATATAGCTGTTCGTCATTGCCTGGATCGCCAAAAATTGATTCTGGAACAAGTCAAGTAGTTGGTAAATCGTCCAGAAATAATTCTCTTGTTAGCTCACTTGGTAAACTTTTCAAGATATTATCCATAGATGAGAAGGTTGGCAATAGTCGTATTGACAATAATCTTTTGACGAGTCAGAGAAATTCAGTTTCCCTTACCTCATTGTCAACTACATTCTCCATTAAATCAAAGTCATCCAGTCCGAGTATAATGTCTTTCAAGTCAACACCTACATCATTCACTGAAGTTTCAACTAATTCATCCTCATCGAAATCAGATTCTGAAACATCAAGCGTTCAAACAGATTCAACCGAATTATCAGAATTAGTCATTCCAAATCCTCCAGAACTATATAAGATCCCTCCAGAAATTGTAAGGCCCGCATTTaaatttggtattattatCGATCATGATTctataaatgaaaaatatatggTCGTGAATAATCACAATAGAAAGTTTTTCGAAAGGTCAAGGAAGATAAATAATATGCCATTACTTCCTAAGATTCCATGTATCTCGATCTTCCTTAATTCAGATCCATACgataaattttatattactAACGAAGATTTGTTAATTAATGACCCATCCAACGAATATTTGAACAATGAAATTGACTTGTTTAGCAATATAGCGAATAGTTCAAATAAGATCAAGTGGTTGAATTTAGGCAAAAGTTTAAATGAGTGGAATTTAATAAGTGAAGAGTTTGAAAATTacttgataaagaaaattaaaaccGACCagtttaattttattagtaaTTTAAACGGGAATGGGAATGGAAAAAATAGcatagatgaagaaattagtGAACAGGATTATCTAAAGAGAATTACGCCCTTTTTACCAGTCGATGGTTCAAATGAGtctaaaatattaaacGCTGGTTAA
- a CDS encoding DEHA2D11836p (similar to uniprot|P20485 Saccharomyces cerevisiae YLR133W CKI1 choline kinase), translating into MDITHANIYNPNQTRSRSKSRTRNSTANSRSTSSTRRPTFGRKRSLSSSSTSKLTITPTTLDDERLIPTAQATLDNSVPLDFFKQDIIAMVKALRIGKWHKRQLTIANLSVNRISGALTNSIYKLTYIDEQQNFSLPTLLLRVYGKNLDSIIDRERELSVLVKLSQRNIGPKLLGIFSNGRFEQFLDGFSPLDKDNLRDEIISQMLGRRMKDLHYKVELSNEDVKGLPMCWKLIYKWLQIFEDTVLPSYGHCGVKEEEIFLMKFDQFKDLIKKYEKWLLSHYDTELLASNYKFCHNDTQYGNLLLHESFDASDIIISHPPSSANLLSDKKSAVIKSTSNKKDSSLAVIDFEYSGPNFPAFDLANHFCEWMADYHDPEKSYYIYEENYPSRLEQLNLIKSYVEYDFQFPSSNLKHAFDKDVTQVNAADLIQFEIKKLHNECILWRPAVQIYWCLWGLIQNGPVRPTVANNNHNSSEKVIDSTYSITVGVDTLRLEENAIREEEEEITSSDDDFDYLKYAQQKSGLTIGDLLQFDLINKEDIPEEHVKDIKHLDCDFFDL; encoded by the coding sequence ATGGATATAACTCACGCGAATATATATAACCCAAATCAAACGAGATCTCGATCGAAGTCAAGAACAAGGAATTCAACCGCAAATTCTCGATCAACAAGTTCAACTAGGAGACCTACTTTTGGACGTAAAAGGtcactttcttcatcatcgaCCAGTAAGCTCACTATAACACCAACGACTCTTGACGATGAAAGATTAATTCCAACTGCTCAAGCAACGTTAGATAATAGTGTTCCAttagatttttttaaaCAGGATATTATTGCTATGGTCAAAGCGCTTCGAATTGGTAAATGGCATAAAAGACAATTGACAATTGCTAACTTGAGCGTGAATAGAATTTCAGGAGCATTAACTAACTCGATCTATAAGTTAACATATATTGACGAACAACAGAATTTTCTGTTACCTACTTTGTTATTGAGAGTTTATGGAAAGAACTTAGATTCGATAATTGATAGAGAGAGGGAATTAAGTGTTTTGGTCAAATTGTCCCAGAGAAACATTGGCCCTAAATTGTTAggtatattttcaaatggtAGATTTGAACAGTTTTTAGATGGATTTTCACCGTTAGATAAAGATAATCTTAGAGATGAAATCATTTCTCAAATGTTGGGGAGAAGGATGAAAGATTTGCATTACAAAGTTGAATTAAGCAATGAAGATGTTAAAGGATTGCCCATGTGTTGGAAGTTGATTTATAAATGGCTCCAGATTTTTGAAGATACAGTCTTACCAAGTTATGGCCACTGTGGGGTAAAGGAAGAAGAGATCTTCTTGATGAAGTTCGATCAATTTAAAGACttgataaaaaaatatgagAAATGGTTGCTCTCTCATTATGATACTGAATTACTTGCTTCCAATTACAAATTCTGTCACAATGACACTCAGTATGGTAATCTCTTGTTGCATGAATCGTTCGATGCAAGcgatattattatatcgCACCCACCATCTTCAGCTAATTTGCTCAGTGATAAGAAATCAGCGGTTATCAAATCGACTAGCAATAAGAAAGATAGCAGTTTAGCagttattgattttgagtATTCCGGTCCGAATTTCCCAGCATTTGATTTAGCAAATCATTTTTGCGAGTGGATGGCTGATTATCACGATCCTGAAAAATCGTATTATATATACGAAGAAAATTATCCGAGCAGATTAGAGCAATTGAACTTGATCAAATCCTATGTTGAATACGACTTCCAATTCCCTTCATCTAACCTCAAGCACGCTTTTGACAAGGACGTCACCCAGGTCAACGCTGCTgatttaattcaattcgagataaagaaattgcaCAACGAATGTATTCTTTGGAGACCTGCCGTGCAAATTTACTGGTGTCTTTGGGGTTTAATTCAAAATGGTCCAGTTAGACCAACTGttgctaataataatcataaCTCTTCCGAAAAAGTAATCGATAGTACATACAGCATTACTGTTGGTGTGGATACATTAAGATTGGAAGAAAATGCAAttagagaagaagaagaagaaatcactTCATCTGATGACGactttgattatttgaagtACGCCCAACAAAAATCCGGTCTTACTATAGGTGACCTTTTGCAATTTGACCTTATAAACAAGGAGGATATCCCTGAAGAACACGTTAAGGATATAAAGCACTTAGATTGTGATTTTTTTGATCTTTAA
- a CDS encoding DEHA2D11880p (similar to CA6060|IPF8301 Candida albicans IPF8301): MEKNLVLLTLEYSYLVNSSNTTYFQTNNGLWNHYQVGENIISSNVQNNLRVIDNLGSIENEVKKISQTSQNYISTIKPQVNNQLITVSINGTKDFINDSRIRILQSYNQINYKQIKLSTNEFRKLDNDPCKLLVMLNKLSLRYNVEILIDNIDTEFKNVDKKSTNYYIYILGNQDNITITESQVRILIDNMLNGFHIDSVDIDLSLIPIIGGIELFNFSQIAKQSDSNIYIPDLLPELFNSKILNTTKNLKIWITSKEIYQILITKDILNNLINRILEEQNTLVIKEIDLTKVKIDLITLFNQSNILGIMFKYGTFIQVPSLGEADKYKIKVQGQSVESINESIHELTLLSSDYYTININFRNCFNKELEYYLINLMHLKKTCIITYNQYGIEINGSSKEIKQILSKLNANYYFWRSILNHFTINLRIEINNDQKDFISGKKNGKIIKILNQLNNLAIIKFNPFNEYNFFIDLKLISDNDLVISNLMTGIELIELELPAELKFNIPEVFHKSIIGNGGSIIQSIMKKYNVFIKFSSNFNSTQDKIFYSFKRCNNVLIKCPKKNSKNISLVKQEIDQLVMHCCLNNKPVTNGGTIYNTTNFELRKSHYVLMVNQNYNLKFINNLEIETNTYINFPDSIEEFGNADRLIIPIKGSDTKSILCAQKLCQFLPQNYQFRITYCPGRFDNEISRSNKEFHDRIIIPFKVLLKIEVSVKTTENSHHEIMLSYFAPSDISVAINNLTLYLREKNFLILDKSYLQLNPIIEVSNPVANKLKPITNYATSGKSKKYLQNQNQNSAIALPRIDYDTPLSSINNYVHYIG, from the coding sequence atggAAAAGAATTTAGTTTTGCTTACATTGGAATATAGCTACTTAGTTAATTCATCGAATACTACATATTTTCAAACAAATAATGGACTATGGAATCATTACCAAGTAGgtgaaaatataatttcttctaatgTCCAAAATAATCTTCGagtaattgataatttggggtcaattgaaaatgaagtaaaaaaaattagtcAAACAAGCCAAAACTATATAAGCACAATTAAACCACAGGTAAATAACCAATTGATCACAGTATCTATTAATGGTACCAAGgattttattaatgacTCGAGAATTAGAATATTGCAAAGCTATAaccaaattaattataaacAGATTAAATTGTCTACCAATGAGTTTCGCAAGTTGGATAATGATCCGTGTAAACTCTTGGTTAtgttaaataaattgagtTTAAGATACAATGTCgaaatattaattgataatatagataCTGAGTTCAAGAATGTGGATAAAAAAAGcacaaattattatatttatattttgggAAACCAAGATAATATAACCATTACCGAGTCCCAAGTTAGAATCCTTATTGATAACATGTTAAACGGCTTTCATATAGATTCTGTTGATATTGACTTGTCATTAATTCCTATTATAGGAGGTatcgaattatttaatttcagTCAAATTGCCAAACAACTGGATTCGAACATTTATATCCCAGATTTATTGCCAGAGttatttaattctaaaattttaaatactACCAAGAACCTAAAAATTTGGATCACATCTAAAGAAATCTATCAGATTTTGATAACAAAGgacattttgaataatttaatcaaCCGTATATTAGAGGAACAAAACACCCTCGTTATAAAGGAAATCGATCTTACCAAAgttaaaattgatttgatcACTTTATTTAATCAATCTAACATTCTAGGTATAATGTTCAAATACGGTACCTTTATTCAAGTGCCTTCTCTAGGAGAAGCCGATAAATATAAGATTAAGGTTCAAGGACAATCAGTTGAAAGTATCAACGAATCAATACATGAACTCACATTGTTAAGCTCTGATTATTATACtataaatatcaatttcCGTAACTGTTTTAACAAAGAGCTTGAGTACTACCTTATCAATTTGAtgcatttgaagaaaacttGCATAATAACTTATAATCAATAtggtattgaaattaatggaCTGAGTAAAgaaattaaacaaatactAAGCAAATTGAATGCAAATTATTACTTTTGGCGTAGcattttgaatcattttaCAATCAATCTcagaattgaaatcaataacGACCAAAAGGACTTCATAAGTGGTAAGAAAAATGGTAAGATAATCAAGATTTTGAACCagttaaataatttagccatcattaaatttaatcCTTTTAATGAGTATAACTTTTTTATCGACTTGAAATTAATCAGTGATAATGACTTGGTAATCAGTAACTTGATGACCGGtattgaattgattgaattgGAATTACCAGCTGAgcttaaatttaatatccCGGAAGTATTTCATAAGTCGATTATTGGTAATGGTGGATCGATAATTCAGTCCattatgaagaaatataacgtttttatcaaattctcGAGTAATTTTAACTCAACGCAAGATAAGATCTTCTATTCGTTCAAGAGATGCAACAATGTGTTGATCAAATGTCCAAAGAAAAACTCGAAGAATATTAGCTTGGTCAAGCAGGAAATCGACCAGCTAGTAATGCATTGTTGTTTGAATAACAAACCAGTCACTAACGGTGGAACAATTTATAATACCACCAATTTTGAGTTGCGGAAAAGTCACTACGTGTTAATGGTGAATCAGAACTACAACTTAAAATTCATAAACAATTTGGAGATTGAAACCAATACATATATAAACTTTCCAGACTCGATTGAAGAGTTTGGTAATGCAGATAGATTAATAATTCCTATCAAGGGTTCTGATACAAAGTCCATCCTCTGTGCTCAGAAGTTGTGTCAATTCTTACCACAAAACTATCAATTCAGAATCACCTACTGCCCGGGCAGATTCGACAATGAAATCAGCAGGTCTAATAAAGAATTCCATGACAGAATCATCATACCGTTTAAGGTATTGCTCAAAATCGAGGTCAGTGTGAAAACCACCGAAAACTCACACCACGAGATAATGTTGAGCTATTTTGCACCCAGTGATATATCGGTGGCGATTAACAACTTGACATTATACTTGAGAGAGAAAAACTTCTTGATTTTAGATAAGCTGTATTTGCAACTCAACCCTATCATCGAAGTTTCTAATCCGGTTGCCAACAAATTAAAGCCCATTACCAATTATGCAACCAGTGGAAAATCTAAAAAATATctccaaaatcaaaaccaaaacTCAGCTATTGCTCTCCCAAGAATAGATTATGATACTCCTTTATCATCTATTAACAATTATGTTCATTATATAGGCTAA
- a CDS encoding DEHA2D11858p (similar to uniprot|P39108 Saccharomyces cerevisiae YDR142C PEX7 peroxisomal import protein - peroxin): MLSFRTAGYNGYGVQYSPFFDNKLAVATSANYGLVGNGRLFILGIEPNGSIGNPISWETQDGLFDVAWSEIHENQVVAASGDGSIKIFDITVPNFPVMNYREHTKEVFSVNWNLVDKSNFVSASWDGTMKIWSPQRQESLLTLSPKVDYTTKTSPVAQTAKPPLSHQQQHQQLNTTNCIYNASFSPHSPSTIISCNGSSHVQVWDIRSPHPLQLDYIAHGGLEALSCDWNKYKSTIVASAGTDKSIRIWDLRMITGIDHPNSNSPMPAYHTIGPTPLNQLLGHEFAVRKVLWSPHSGQELMSASYDMTCRVWNDQSNEKARFLNTPNGGCTGVMGRHKEFAIGCDYSLWGEPGWAASTGWDEMVYIWDSKRLA, from the coding sequence ATGCTATCATTTAGAACAGCAGGCTATAATGGATATGGGGTTCAATATTCGCCATTCTTCGATAATAAGTTAGCGGTAGCTACTTCCGCTAATTATGGGTTGGTGGGGAATGGGAGACTATTCATATTAGGAATTGAACCTAATGGATCTATTGGCAACCCAATTTCTTGGGAGACACAGGATGGATTATTTGATGTTGCATGGAGTGAGATTCATGAAAATCAAGTAGTTGCAGCAAGTGGAGACGGCTCAATCAAGATATTCGATATCACTGTACCTAATTTTCCAGTGATGAACTATAGAGAACATACAAAAGAAGTTTTTTCCGTTAATTGGAACTTGGTAGATAAAAGTAACTTTGTATCTGCTTCATGGGATGGGACAATGAAGATATGGTCGCCCCAAAGACAAGAATCCTTACTTACGTTGAGTCCGAAGGTAGATTATACGACTAAAACTTCGCCTGTCGCTCAAACGGCCAAACCTCCATTATCACACCAGCAACAGCATCAACAGCTTAACACTAcaaattgtatatataatgcATCCTTCTCACCTCATTCTCCTTCCACGATTATTAGTTGCAATGGGTCTTCACATGTACAAGTATGGGACATAAGATCACCTCATCCATTACAGTTGGATTATATTGCACATGGTGGATTGGAGGCTTTAAGTTGTGATTGGAATAAATACAAATCAACTATAGTCGCATCCGCTGGAACTGATAAATCAATCAGAATTTGGGATTTAAGAATGATAACTGGTATTGACCATCCAAACTCCAACAGTCCAATGCCTGCATATCATACTATAGGTCCAACCCCGTTAAATCAACTTTTGGGCCATGAATTTGCTGTGAGAAAGGTATTGTGGTCCCCTCACAGTGGTCAAGAATTAATGAGTGCTTCTTATGATATGACGTGTAGAGTATGGAACGATCAATCTAACGAAAAAGCGAGGTTTTTGAATACTCCGAATGGTGGTTGTACTGGCGTTATGGGAAGACATAAGGAATTCGCTATAGGGTGCGACTATAGTTTGTGGGGTGAACCAGGATGGGCCGCATCGACTGGTTGGGATGAAATGGTTTATATATGGGATTCTAAGAGATTGGCCTGA